A single Anomalospiza imberbis isolate Cuckoo-Finch-1a 21T00152 chromosome 15, ASM3175350v1, whole genome shotgun sequence DNA region contains:
- the FOXI1 gene encoding forkhead box protein I1: MSFFDPQSHSPPRCSPQFPNIGQEPPEMSIYYENFFHPQNVPSPQRPSTFETTDYSSTPNPYLWLNGPSITPPPYLPGSNASPFIPQSYGMQRQLLPNVHGLGGTDLGWLPLPSQEELMKLVRPPYSYSALIAMAIHGAPDKRLTLSQIYQYVADNFPFYNKSKAGWQNSIRHNLSLNDCFKKVPRDEDDPGKGNYWTLDPNCEKMFDNGNFRRKRKRKSDIEASAAALASEKSEDSTLAGSPKAAEHQDILENSSAGTDNSPEKASPPPSSSSPCLSNFLSSMTAYVHGSNSGSRSGPVGLSSEPIDKMGQNMVGFNSYSPLSSIPSHGVADWSNSMPSSHLGHSNSVLNQFNTHFYSSLSTNNTLYSREGTEV, translated from the exons ATGAGCTTCTTTGACCCACAATCTCACTCCCCTCCACGCTGCAGCCCACAGTTCCCAAATATCGGCCAAGAGCCTCCGGAGATGAGTATCTACTACGAGAACTTCTTCCATCCGCAGAACGTCCCGAGTCCCCAGCGACCAAGCACCTTTGAGACGACAGATTACAGCAGCACTCCCAATCCTTACCTCTGGCTAAACGGACCTTCCATCACCCCCCCACCGTACCTGCCAGGCTCCAACGCCAGCCCCTTCATCCCGCAGTCGTACGGGATGCAGAGGCAGCTCTTGCCCAACGTGCACGGCTTGGGAGGAACCGACCTTGGCTGGCTTCCCCTCCCGTCCCAAGAGGAGCTCATGAAGTTGGTGAGACCACCTTACTCCTACTCTGCCCTCATTGCCATGGCCATCCACGGGGCACCTGACAAGAGGCTGACTCTGAGCCAGATCTACCAGTACGTGGCTGACAACTTCCCGTTCTACAACAAAAGCAAAGCTGGCTGGCAGAATTCCATACGGCACAACTTGTCTCTCAACGACTGCTTCAAGAAGGTGCCTCGAGATGAAGATGATCCAG GAAAAGGGAATTACTGGACTCTGGACCCAAACTGTGAGAAGATGTTTGACAATGGAAACTTTCGCAGGAAGCGGAAGAGAAAGTCTGACATTGaggccagtgctgctgctcttgcGTCTGAAAAATCCGAGGACAGTACCCTGGCTGgcagccccaaagctgcagagcaTCAGGATATCTTGGAAAACTCATCAGCTGGGACTGACAATTCACCTGAGAaagcatctcctcctccctcctccagcagcccgTGCCTCAGTAACTTCCTCTCCAGCATGACCGCCTATGTCCATGGCTCCAACTCGGGGAGCCGCTCCGGCCCCGTGGGACTCAGCTCTGAACCCATTGACAAAATGGGGCAGAACATGGTAGGCTTCAATTCCTACTCCCCACTCTCCAGTATTCCCAGCCATGGTGTGGCAGACTGGTCCAATTCCATGCCTTCCAGTCACCTTGGCCACAGCAACTCGGTGCTCAACCAGTTTAACACCCATTTTTacagcagcctcagcacaaACAACACCCTGTACTCCCGGGAAGGGACAGAGGTTTAA